A region from the Pelobates fuscus isolate aPelFus1 chromosome 1, aPelFus1.pri, whole genome shotgun sequence genome encodes:
- the LOC134601671 gene encoding E3 ubiquitin/ISG15 ligase TRIM25-like gives MASADLRDELTCSVCLNIYTEPVTLPCGHSFCRVCIENVLDTREVRGYSCPECRFILRKKPELKRNHRLCNIVKSFRFTKRPVIKIGIPCTYCIHSPVPAAKTCLHCESSLCEAHLKVHSKSAEHVLIEPTTSLENRKCSVHKEILKYYCSEDATCICVSCRLDGDHRGHQVETLNEASEKKKEKLRNILQKLTSKREEAVKRVHSLQELRREVQTKAAGVTEEVTTLIRGIKKQLEAVEKRVLREISRQEEQVSLEVSDLIRQLEIKKEDLSRKMGHIKELCNMTDPLTVLQGRKSDRVDHCDTEEGDNEERDRDDKKVRAVGDLDVVLISVTFHSGLAGFVTGVKRQCHVPANILLGVNTASDMLLGVNTASDLLLDVNTAANNVTVSGDMKTVSWSGINHRRPETPERFQCNQVLSARSFSSGRHYWEVEGSESGEWEVGMAYPSIDREGGQSRPGYNSKSWGLERSWLTDDDYNVRHDSKVTFRLCHHLSSQRFGIYLDYEAGRLSFYELCDPIRHLHTFTATFTESLHAVFGVYEDNTWLRI, from the coding sequence ATGGCGTCTGCTGATCTGAGAGACGAGCTGACCTGCTCCGTCTGTCTGAACATTTATACAGAACCTGTAACCCTGCCATGTGGACACAGCTTCTGCCGAGTCTGCATTGAGAATGTGCTGGACACACGGGAGGTGAGAGGCTATTCCTGTCCTGAATGCAGATTCATTTTGAGGAAAAAACCTGAGCTTAAAAGAAACCATAGATTGTGTAACATAGTTAAGAGTTTCCGATTTACTAAGCGACCAGTGATAAAGATTGGGATcccctgtacttactgtattCACTCTCCTGTACCTGCTGCTAAAACATGTCTGCACTGTGAATCTTCTCTGTGTGAAGCCCACCTGAAGGTTCACAGCAAGTCTGCAGAACATGTCCTAATTGAACCCACCACTTCACTGGAGAACAGAAAATGCTCCGTCCACAAGGAAATCCTGAAATATTACTGCTCTGAGGATGCtacctgtatctgtgtgtcctgcAGGCTGGACGGGGATCATAGGGGACACCAGGTGGAGACTCTGAATGAGGCCTCTGAGAAGAAGAAGGAGAAACTGAGAAATATTCTGCAGAAACTGACCTCAAAGAGAGAGGAGGCTGTGAAAAGAGTCCACAGCCTGCAGGAGCTCAGGAGAGAAGTGCAAACAAAAGCAGCTGGGGTAACAGAGGAAGTAACTACCCTGATTAGGGGCATTAAAAAACAACTAGAAGCTGTAGAGAAGCGAGTCCTGCGTGAGATCTCCAGGCAGGAAGAGCAGGTCTCACTGGAAGTCTCAGATCTAATCCGGCAGCTGGAAATAAAGAAGGAGGATCTGTCCAGGAAGATGGGTCACATTAAGGAGCTGTGTAACATGACGGACCCATTAACTGTCTTACAAGGACGGAAATCAGACAGAGTTGACCATTGTGATACTGAGGAGGGAGATAatgaggagagagacagagatgatAAAAAGGTCCGTGCTGTAGGGGATCTGGATGTGGTTCTGATCTCAGTGACCTTTCACTCAGGATTAGCTGGGTTTGTGACCGGAGTAAAGAGACAGTGCCATGTACCGGCTAATATATTACTGggtgtaaacacggcttcagacatgttactgggtgtaaacacggcttcagaccTGTTACTGGATGTAAACACGGCTGCTAATAATGTAACTGTATCAGGTGATATGAAAACTGTATCCTGGTCAGGAATAAACCACAGACGCCCAGAAACACCAGAGAGATTTCAGTGTAATCAGGTTTTAAGCGCCAGGAGTTTCTCCTCAGGGCGACATTACTGGGAAGTGGAGGGCAGTGAATCAGGGGAATGGGAGGTAGGGATGGCCTATCCCAGTATAGACAGGGAAGGAGGTCAGTCACGGCCTGGATATAATAGCAAGTCCTGGGGTTTGGAGAGAAGCTGGTTGACTGATGATGATTATAATGTGAGACATGACAGTAAAGTAACATTTCGGTTATGTCACCACCTTTCCAGCCAGAGATTCGGGATATACCTGGACTACGAGGCTGGGCGGCTGTCCTTTTATGAGCTGTGTGACCCCATCAGACACTTACACACCTTCACTGCCACCTTCACTGAGTCGCTTCATGCTGTATTCGGGGTATATGAGGATAATACCTGGCTGAGGATTTAA